A region from the Paenibacillus humicola genome encodes:
- a CDS encoding 2-oxoacid:acceptor oxidoreductase subunit alpha codes for MISQLSWKIGGQQGEGVESTDRIFSTALNRLGYYLYGYRHFSSRIKGGHTNNKIRISTTPHRAISDDLDILVAFDQESIDLNAHELRTGGVVVADAKFNPTLPEGVSARLFPVPITSIAEELGTSLMKNMVASGASWALLGLPLEVFNKAVEEEFGRKGPAIVEKNIEAVKRGSDFVLDLAGGPLDEFKLGTPDGKQKLFIIGNEAIGLGAIAAGCRLMSAYPITPASEIMEYLIKRLPKFGGTVVQTEDEIAAVTMAIGANYAGVRTMTASAGPGLSLMMEAIGLAGMTETPLVIVDTQRGGPSTGLPTKQEQSDLNAMVYGTHGEIPKIVIAPASIEDCFYDTIEAFNLAEKYQVPVIVMTDLQLSLGKQTCEMLNLDEMKIERGKLIRDIPEQGENQLFKRYEFTEDHVSPRVIPGDKNGIHHVTGVEHDETGRPSENAGNRKRMMDKRLSKLNAMLIRDAVRADAPNKEADVLIIGMGSTGGTIDEARLRLEKDGLKTNHITIRQIHPFPSDLVKSYLDGAKKVVVLENNATAQLASQIKMNVGGAEKIHSVLKYDGNPFLPTEVYKACKELN; via the coding sequence TTGATCAGTCAATTGTCTTGGAAGATCGGAGGACAGCAGGGTGAGGGCGTTGAAAGTACCGACCGTATTTTCTCTACCGCACTGAACCGGCTGGGCTACTACTTGTACGGGTACCGTCATTTTTCTTCGCGGATCAAAGGCGGCCATACGAATAATAAAATTCGCATCAGCACGACGCCCCACCGGGCTATTTCCGACGATCTGGACATTCTGGTCGCCTTTGACCAGGAAAGCATCGACTTGAACGCGCACGAGCTTCGCACAGGCGGCGTAGTCGTTGCCGACGCCAAGTTCAACCCGACGCTGCCGGAAGGGGTCAGCGCACGGTTGTTCCCGGTTCCGATCACGTCGATCGCCGAAGAGCTCGGCACTTCCCTGATGAAAAACATGGTGGCATCCGGCGCGTCCTGGGCGCTTCTCGGTCTGCCGCTTGAAGTTTTCAATAAAGCCGTCGAAGAAGAATTCGGACGCAAAGGTCCGGCGATCGTCGAGAAAAATATCGAAGCCGTCAAGCGCGGCTCCGATTTTGTGCTCGATCTGGCCGGCGGTCCGCTCGATGAATTCAAGCTCGGTACGCCAGACGGCAAGCAGAAGCTGTTCATTATCGGCAATGAAGCGATCGGACTTGGCGCGATAGCGGCAGGCTGCCGTCTCATGTCCGCTTATCCGATTACGCCGGCTTCCGAAATTATGGAATATTTGATTAAAAGGCTGCCGAAATTCGGCGGTACCGTCGTGCAGACCGAGGATGAAATCGCAGCCGTTACGATGGCGATCGGTGCCAACTATGCGGGCGTGCGCACGATGACGGCATCCGCAGGTCCCGGCCTGTCGCTCATGATGGAAGCCATCGGCCTCGCCGGTATGACCGAGACGCCGCTCGTTATCGTCGATACGCAGCGCGGCGGCCCGTCGACGGGTCTTCCGACGAAGCAGGAACAGTCCGACCTGAACGCGATGGTGTACGGCACCCACGGCGAAATTCCGAAAATCGTCATCGCCCCGGCGTCGATCGAAGACTGCTTCTACGATACGATCGAAGCGTTCAACCTTGCGGAGAAGTATCAGGTTCCGGTCATTGTCATGACCGACCTGCAGCTGTCGCTCGGCAAGCAGACGTGTGAGATGCTGAATCTGGATGAAATGAAGATCGAACGCGGCAAGCTGATCCGCGACATTCCGGAGCAGGGCGAGAACCAGCTTTTCAAACGCTACGAGTTTACGGAAGATCATGTATCGCCGCGCGTCATTCCGGGCGACAAGAACGGTATTCACCACGTAACCGGGGTCGAACACGATGAAACGGGACGTCCTTCGGAGAATGCGGGCAACCGGAAGAGAATGATGGATAAACGTCTGTCCAAGCTGAACGCAATGCTTATCCGCGACGCCGTTCGCGCCGACGCGCCGAATAAGGAAGCGGATGTGCTCATCATCGGCATGGGCTCGACAGGCGGCACGATCGACGAAGCTCGCCTTCGCCTGGAGAAGGACGGATTAAAAACGAACCATATTACGATTCGTCAAATCCATCCGTTCCCGTCCGACCTGGTCAAATCGTATCTGGACGGTGCGAAAAAGGTTGTTGTCCTTGAAAATAACGCCACCGCCCAGCTCGCTTCGCAGATCAAGATGAACGTAGGCGGCGCAGAGAAAATTCACAGCGTGCTGAAGTACGACGGCAATCCGTTCCTGCCTACCGAAGTGTATAAAGCTTGCAAGGAGTTGAACTAA
- a CDS encoding 2-oxoacid:ferredoxin oxidoreductase subunit beta, which translates to MATFKEFRNNVKPNWCPGCGDFSVQAAIQRAAANVGLEPEGLAVVSGIGCSGRISGYINAYGLHGIHGRALPIAQGVKLANRELTVIASGGDGDGFAIGMGHTVHAIRRNLDITYIVMDNQIYGLTKGQTSPRSAEGFKTKSTPEGSIETTLSPLEIAMSAGATFVAQSFSSDLKQLTALIEEGIKHKGFSLINVFSPCVTFNKVNTYDWFKENIVNLDQFPDYDPSNRVAAMNKIMETEGMLTGLIYQNKQRKSYEDMIVGFKEQGLANQDLSLPADQFEKLVAEFK; encoded by the coding sequence ATGGCGACATTTAAAGAGTTTCGCAACAACGTAAAACCGAACTGGTGCCCGGGCTGCGGCGACTTTTCGGTTCAAGCGGCGATCCAGCGCGCAGCCGCTAACGTCGGTCTCGAGCCGGAAGGTTTGGCGGTTGTTTCCGGTATCGGCTGCTCCGGCCGGATTTCGGGCTACATCAATGCCTACGGTTTGCACGGTATTCACGGCCGCGCTCTTCCGATCGCCCAAGGCGTCAAGCTGGCCAATCGCGAGCTGACGGTTATCGCCTCCGGCGGCGACGGCGACGGCTTTGCCATCGGCATGGGGCATACGGTCCATGCGATCCGCCGCAACCTGGACATCACCTACATCGTCATGGACAACCAGATTTACGGGTTGACCAAAGGACAAACGTCGCCGCGGAGCGCGGAAGGCTTCAAGACGAAATCGACGCCGGAAGGCTCGATCGAGACGACGCTTTCGCCGCTTGAAATTGCGATGTCGGCAGGCGCAACGTTCGTTGCGCAATCGTTCTCCAGCGATTTGAAGCAGCTGACGGCGCTGATTGAAGAGGGCATCAAGCATAAGGGCTTCTCGCTGATCAACGTATTCAGCCCGTGCGTCACGTTCAACAAAGTGAATACGTACGACTGGTTCAAGGAAAATATCGTCAATCTGGATCAATTCCCGGATTACGATCCATCGAACCGCGTTGCGGCCATGAACAAGATTATGGAAACGGAAGGCATGCTGACCGGCCTCATTTACCAGAATAAACAGCGTAAATCGTATGAGGATATGATCGTCGGCTTTAAAGAGCAAGGTCTTGCGAACCAGGACCTGTCGCTGCCTGCCGATCAGTTCGAGAAGCTCGTTGCCGAGTTTAAATAA
- the pduL gene encoding phosphate propanoyltransferase: MKIVPVGVSARHIHLTQEHVEALFGPGAMLTEMKPLSQPGQFAANETVEVLGPKGAFAKVRVLGPVRKQTQLEVSRTDAFTLGIDPPVRESGNIAGSAGITIQGPSGKVTIPEGVIVAARHIHFHTSDAERWGIRDKQMLKVRIGGERGLMFENVVARVSPHFALDMHIDTDEANSAGAKTGDQAEIVE, encoded by the coding sequence ATGAAAATCGTACCGGTTGGCGTATCCGCCAGACATATTCATCTGACGCAGGAGCATGTGGAAGCGTTGTTCGGACCGGGGGCGATGCTGACGGAAATGAAGCCGTTATCGCAGCCGGGCCAATTCGCCGCGAACGAAACGGTTGAAGTGCTGGGCCCGAAAGGCGCTTTTGCAAAGGTTCGTGTTCTTGGTCCCGTACGCAAACAAACGCAGCTTGAAGTATCCCGGACGGACGCCTTCACGCTCGGCATCGATCCGCCCGTGCGCGAATCGGGCAATATCGCGGGTTCGGCGGGGATCACGATCCAAGGCCCATCCGGCAAAGTAACGATCCCGGAAGGCGTCATTGTTGCGGCGAGGCATATTCATTTTCATACCTCGGACGCGGAACGTTGGGGCATTCGCGATAAGCAGATGTTGAAAGTTCGGATCGGCGGGGAACGCGGTCTTATGTTCGAGAACGTCGTCGCGCGGGTCTCGCCGCATTTTGCGCTGGACATGCATATCGACACCGATGAGGCGAACTCGGCCGGCGCGAAAACGGGCGATCAAGCCGAAATCGTCGAATGA